One window of Flavobacterium dauae genomic DNA carries:
- a CDS encoding SPFH domain-containing protein gives MNKKVLKLVIGGAIAFFGFILALTCTERIDAGHEGLLVKMYGSDKGVQDVALVTGRVWYNPLTEQVFEIPTYVQTVNYQSFTVNAKDGSVFTVDPTISLKVIDGQSPKIFKKYRKRINEVLENTLVNHIKDVYRIEFNKFTTDQIISGREAFENGVQLKMNVFLKGEGFVLEQLTSGIQYPEIITKAINAKNAAVQEAQRVENELKVAEANARKLIVQAEAEAKANELRKQSLNQLLIQQQFIEKWDGKTAIYGNAPSFFKTVD, from the coding sequence ATGAATAAAAAAGTACTAAAATTAGTAATTGGCGGAGCAATTGCTTTCTTCGGATTTATTCTTGCACTAACCTGTACCGAACGTATTGATGCAGGTCATGAAGGATTATTAGTAAAAATGTACGGTTCTGATAAAGGTGTTCAAGACGTGGCATTAGTAACGGGGCGTGTTTGGTATAATCCGTTAACCGAGCAGGTTTTTGAAATTCCTACGTATGTGCAAACCGTAAATTATCAATCTTTTACAGTTAATGCCAAAGACGGTTCTGTGTTTACAGTTGATCCAACGATTTCCTTAAAAGTGATCGACGGTCAATCGCCCAAAATTTTTAAAAAATATAGAAAAAGAATCAACGAAGTGTTAGAAAACACATTGGTTAACCATATTAAAGATGTTTACAGAATAGAATTTAATAAATTTACAACAGATCAAATTATTAGTGGTCGCGAAGCTTTTGAAAATGGCGTACAATTAAAAATGAATGTTTTTTTAAAGGGTGAAGGATTTGTTTTGGAACAATTAACCAGTGGCATACAATATCCCGAAATAATTACCAAGGCAATTAATGCTAAAAATGCGGCAGTACAAGAAGCTCAAAGAGTAGAAAACGAATTGAAAGTAGCCGAAGCAAATGCCCGTAAATTAATTGTACAAGCCGAAGCCGAGGCAAAAGCAAACGAGTTACGCAAACAATCGTTAAATCAACTTTTAATTCAACAACAGTTTATTGAAAAATGGGACGGAAAAACGGCTATTTACGGCAATGCACCTTCGTTTTTTAAAACAGTAGATTAG